One genomic window of Spiroplasma endosymbiont of Diplazon laetatorius includes the following:
- a CDS encoding MSC_0882 family membrane protein: MSGFLNPFKKENSTENQNQQNVGNFAFNQNPQQNMNYHNETAMYQKNLIENKNEGYIRPRNRTFDNSYFEQAQQTPQFGKNEITGEIFMKGYVSNNTPNNNSMYYQPQINQQPVQRPQVQQMNQPQMRQNSYNNYPIQNENLKQEYLDFDNNARIDYGNYRDENQYNRMVYPPNNQMNNIQVNENYNNKPLYENYSAPNNNMQYGYNDFSNNNQFYNQNSPYGYNPEIDYAPVSSNNYNPYENKSYKDRYKNANMMPKEIGKEVRSEKLRIFLMFLIGATGIITSSLMLAIYYKAGEKGTYMGIGRQEVMYPFFSILLLIVSAGFFFVSISDFGFLYSNVKKYERDLYFGRESVPYFITRNYRNLISRSVYLNWISFNIYVFGAIVLGIMYGLQSQYLTNNTNIYFLFWKIGELKSLESEIKINIIILFTTLIIHVLNLVTTRTRKNNIIGYYGYEIIPQQEIKEIRKKANKVCMIIFFTVLAIILFLIVIPWLIVRKKRGLPLKPWGSTV; the protein is encoded by the coding sequence ATGAGTGGATTTTTAAATCCTTTTAAAAAAGAAAATTCAACAGAGAACCAAAACCAACAAAATGTTGGAAATTTTGCGTTTAATCAAAACCCTCAACAAAACATGAATTACCATAACGAAACTGCTATGTACCAAAAAAACTTGATCGAAAACAAGAATGAAGGTTACATAAGACCAAGAAATAGAACTTTTGATAATAGTTACTTTGAACAAGCTCAACAAACACCTCAATTCGGTAAAAACGAAATTACTGGAGAAATATTTATGAAAGGTTATGTTTCAAATAATACACCAAACAATAATTCAATGTATTATCAACCACAAATTAATCAACAACCAGTTCAAAGACCTCAAGTTCAACAAATGAATCAACCACAAATGAGACAAAATTCTTATAATAATTATCCAATTCAAAATGAAAACTTAAAACAAGAATATTTAGATTTTGATAATAATGCAAGAATTGATTATGGAAATTACAGAGACGAAAACCAATATAATAGAATGGTTTATCCTCCAAATAATCAAATGAATAACATTCAAGTTAATGAAAACTATAATAATAAACCATTATACGAAAACTACAGTGCACCAAACAACAACATGCAATATGGCTACAATGATTTTTCAAATAATAATCAATTTTACAACCAAAACTCTCCATATGGATATAATCCAGAAATAGATTATGCACCAGTAAGTTCTAATAACTATAACCCTTATGAAAATAAAAGTTATAAAGATAGATACAAAAATGCCAACATGATGCCAAAAGAAATTGGTAAGGAAGTTAGAAGTGAAAAATTAAGAATATTCTTAATGTTCTTAATTGGGGCTACTGGAATAATAACTTCATCTTTAATGTTAGCTATTTACTATAAAGCTGGTGAAAAAGGTACATACATGGGAATTGGAAGACAAGAAGTTATGTATCCTTTCTTTTCAATTTTATTGTTAATAGTTTCAGCTGGTTTCTTTTTCGTAAGTATATCTGATTTTGGATTCTTATATTCAAATGTTAAAAAATATGAAAGAGATTTATATTTTGGAAGAGAATCAGTTCCGTATTTCATAACAAGAAATTATAGAAATTTAATCTCAAGATCTGTTTATTTAAATTGAATATCTTTCAATATATATGTTTTTGGAGCAATAGTTTTAGGAATAATGTATGGTCTTCAAAGTCAATATTTAACAAATAATACAAATATTTATTTCCTATTTTGAAAAATAGGAGAATTAAAATCATTAGAGTCAGAAATTAAAATAAATATAATTATTTTATTTACAACTTTAATCATTCACGTTTTAAATTTAGTTACTACAAGAACTAGAAAAAATAACATCATTGGATATTATGGATATGAAATAATTCCTCAACAAGAAATTAAAGAAATAAGAAAAAAAGCAAATAAAGTTTGTATGATTATTTTCTTTACTGTATTGGCAATTATATTATTCTTAATAGTTATACCTTGATTAATTGTTAGAAAAAAAAGAGGTCTACCACTTAAACCATGAGGATCAACAGTTTAA